The following are encoded together in the Sparus aurata chromosome 1, fSpaAur1.1, whole genome shotgun sequence genome:
- the LOC115589616 gene encoding nephronectin, with translation MIEISRKVFVVMLHFFTLSGAHHQDSLHRSPEDALEHTRGRGQPGLCGYGQTTSCCLGWRNVNGICQPVCGKSCVNGKCVRPDVCSCSTGYKGPQCDEDVNECGFLERPCSQRCMNTHGSYRCYCEPGYTLDADGYTCTREAACFSLRCQFGCQMERGGAVRCLCPPGLHLAADNKTCEDVDECQRDADVCPPRQICKNTFGSFVCVCRDGFVIGMLQGSVQCRDKDECLTGAHRCSRRAQCVNTDGSYTCQCLEDYFGNGRTCWPRRAPQSKAVMYFNYKLSKRTKPEKPSS, from the exons ATGATTGAAATAAGCCGAAAGGTCTTTGTGGTGATGTTGCATTTCTTCACGCTCTCTGGGGCTCATCATCAGGACAG CCTCCACAGGTCACCGGAGGATGCGTTGGAGCACACTCGGGGTCGTGGGCAGCCGGGGCTCTGCGGCTACGGTCAGACTACTTCCTGTTGTTTGGGATGGAGGAATGTTAACGGCATTTGTCAGC CGGTGTGCGGGAAGTCATGTGTGAATGGAAAGTGCGTACGACCAGACGTGTGTTCATGCTCCACGGGGTATAAAGGACCGCAGTGTGATGAAG ATGTGAACGAGTGCGGTTTCCTGGAGAGGCCGTGTTCCCAGCGCTGCATGAATACACACGGTAGCTATCGCTGTTACTGTGAACCTGGATACACACTCGACGCAGATGGATACACCTGCACCA GAGAAGCCGCATGTTTCTCCCTGCGCTGCCAGTTTGGATGccagatggagagagggggagcggTGCGCTGTCTGTGTCCCCCCGGCCTCCACCTGGCCGCTGACAACAAGACCTGTGAAG ATGTCGATGAGTGTCAGCGCGATGCTGATGTGTGTCCACCGCGGCAGATCTGCAAGAACACTTTCGGCAGCTTCGTCTGCGTGTGCCGAGATGGGTTTGTTATTGGGATGCTGCAGGGCTCGGTGCAATGTCGAG ATAAGGACGAATGTTTAACCGGGGCTCACCGGTGCAGCCGCCGTGCTCAGTGTGTCAACACAGATGGTTCCTACACCTGTCAGTGTTTGGAGGACTACTTCGGCAACGGACGCACCTGCTGGCCCAGGAGAGCCCCACAGTCCAAGGCTGTCATGTACTTCAACTACAAACTCTCCAAAAGGACCAAGCCTGAGAAACCTTCATCTTAG